From Aedes aegypti strain LVP_AGWG unplaced genomic scaffold, AaegL5.0 Primary Assembly AGWG_AaegL5_hic_scaff_518_PBJ_arrow, whole genome shotgun sequence, the proteins below share one genomic window:
- the LOC5565419 gene encoding uncharacterized protein LOC5565419, which yields MERFFAFLFFLPFSPVLLLVVLMLRVYRKILSCVLRMKHGDCFVGMLDGRDAMWGLEEHKNCGVVNIVAFVEDSVVNGENDLPGNLRRVFIQRFDKLIADKRDQYRKGLLRRNRAFGYFYWTDDLNIQPSDVIRLIEPDTNGAYLSELELRELASRITTSMLPYNHEALWEILVLTTPILEDHGNVQKYPIFLRFHHSMGDGVAILRFVMEEVMNPTEKWKFSPNLNAKSVPHQTNNLSIWLKALYEFPAHIIRILLIRSDKNSLDTNEITPHKMVCWKNESSVHTKLPWLPLLEKIQARQSGVAYSSVFLTALSGTLHNYFNARGEHPGALTIALPIRMKYEEMELKLENAFATPMERIPIRPGVQLDDPCRQQKLISKLAAMKQTTKILRSTTNLLITHLMTISLAAAFPMPILHYLSKLFHITASVSAMPMLKKNLQVGPYELKNMIFWPPAFGTVGLNFSVFIYDNQLQLALLADRSVLKSVEEGMDLLEEIMREIERMDMVFGR from the exons ATGGAACGTTTCtttgcatttttgttttttctgcCGTTCAGTCCGGTTCTTTTATTGGTGGTTTTAATGTTACGAGTTTATCGAAAAATACTTTCATGTGTCCTCCGAATGAAGCATGGAGACTGTTTTGTAGGGATGCTGGATGGTCGAGATGCAATGTGGGGACTAGAGGAGCATAAAAATTGTGGAGTGGTGAACATTGTGGCTTTTGTCGAAGATAGTGTAGTAAATGGCGAGAATGATCTGCCTGGGAATCTTCGTCGCGTCTTTATACAACGATTTGATAAGCTGATTGCCGATAAGAGAGATCAGTACAGAAAAGGACTGTTGAGAAGAAATCGTGCCTTTGGCTACTTCTACTGGACGGACGATCTTAACATTCAGCCAAGTGATGTTATACGATTGATAGAACCGGATACTAACGGTGCATATTTAAGTGAATTAGAACTACGGGAGCTTGCAAGTCGCATCACCACCTCCATGCTGCCGTACAACCATGAAGCATTGTGGGAAATATTAGTTTTAACTACACCCATTCTGGAGGACCACGGAAATGTACAAAAGTATCCA atatttttaagatttcacCATTCAATGGGTGACGGAGTAGCAATTCTTCGGTTCGTGATGGAGGAGGTCATGAATCCAACAGAAAAGTGGAAGTTTTCACCGAATCTGAATGCTAAATCAGTGCCCCATCAAACCAACAATCTCTCCATCTGGTTGAAGGCGCTTTACGAATTCCCAGCACATATTATTCGCATTTTACTAATAAGGTCCGACAAGAATTCGCTAGACACGAACGAAATAACCCCCCACAAAATGGTGTGCTGGAAAAACGAGAGCTCAGTTCATACGAAATTACCCTGGTTACCGTTACTCGAGAAAATTCAGGCAAGACAATCTGGAGTGGCTTACAGTAGTGTGTTTCTCACAGCGTTATCTGGAACGTTGCACAACTACTTCAACGCACGGGGAGAACATCCCGGTGCTCTGACAATCGCCTTACCGATCCGAATGAAATATGAAG AAATGGAACTGAAATTGGAAAACGCCTTCGCAACGCCCATGGAACGCATTCCAATCCGACCGGGTGTGCAACTAGATGATCCATGTCGACAACAGAAGTTGATTAGCAAACTGGCTGCCATGAAACAAACCACCAAGATCCTACGATCAACAACGAACCTTCTG ATCACCCACCTGATGACGATCAGCTTGGCGGCGGCTTTTCCAATGCCCATCCTCCACTACTTGTCCAAATTGTTCCACATCACGGCTTCCGTATCTGCCATGCCGATGCTGAAGAAGAACCTCCAAGTGGGACCGTACGAGCTGAAGAATATGATATTCTGGCCACCGGCTTTTGGCACCGTGGGACTGAACTTCTCCGTATTTATCTACGACAATCAACTACAGCTGGCACTGCTGGCTGATCGCTCCGTGCTGAAATCGGTCGAGGAAGGGATGGACCTGTTGGAGGAGATAATGCGTGAAATCGAGCGGATGGATATGGTTTTTGGGCGA